Proteins from a single region of Candidatus Korarchaeota archaeon NZ13-K:
- a CDS encoding MFS transporter has translation MRGRSNVLVLSLTAFAIDTTFGAWWMILPLYLERLGASVPEVGISCALIDMAWAISQLPGGLLSDRFGRKRMIIISTSTFTPFYISMLLLKDWASATAALTLSSLFAGLQNPSFSSMIAESSEDREVARAFGIYNSLMNLGWALGPLLGAIVIPILGFDAIFTSGAIVTAICLLLRSILLSEPSSSSGKSRVPVRGVVIPIVTSILIFQAANGMIYPLIPIYAERVMGFNLSEVQLMFFAAQLLISLSSLAAGPLMARMGGLRGLLMSFLLSGASSMAWALSRSGYAVILLSIYYSSLFAFAEVAFSTLFSEVTTKERRATAFGAATVMSGLAHSAGSYLGGILWEVSDPLTPFLLAFSLMILSPLPMIKSERA, from the coding sequence ATGCGAGGCCGCTCGAACGTCCTGGTGCTATCGCTCACAGCGTTCGCGATAGACACGACCTTCGGCGCCTGGTGGATGATCCTCCCGCTCTACCTGGAGAGGCTGGGGGCCAGCGTGCCCGAGGTGGGGATCAGCTGCGCCCTGATAGACATGGCATGGGCCATCTCTCAACTTCCCGGAGGTCTCCTCTCCGATAGGTTCGGGAGGAAGAGGATGATAATCATATCGACATCCACATTCACCCCATTCTACATCTCGATGCTCCTCCTGAAGGACTGGGCAAGCGCAACGGCAGCCCTGACGCTATCCTCCCTCTTCGCTGGTCTACAGAACCCATCCTTCAGCTCAATGATAGCTGAGTCATCGGAGGACCGCGAGGTGGCCAGGGCCTTCGGCATCTACAACTCCCTGATGAACCTGGGATGGGCCCTTGGCCCGCTCTTGGGAGCCATCGTGATACCTATCCTGGGATTCGACGCTATCTTCACATCAGGGGCGATCGTGACGGCCATCTGCCTGCTCCTCAGATCGATCCTGCTCTCAGAGCCCTCCAGCTCAAGCGGGAAATCTCGGGTCCCCGTGAGGGGGGTGGTGATCCCGATCGTGACCTCCATACTGATCTTTCAGGCCGCAAACGGCATGATATATCCCCTGATACCTATCTACGCCGAGAGGGTGATGGGCTTCAACCTGAGCGAGGTGCAGCTGATGTTCTTCGCGGCCCAGCTTCTGATCTCCCTCTCCAGCCTGGCCGCCGGGCCCCTCATGGCCAGGATGGGTGGTCTCAGAGGACTGTTGATGTCCTTCCTCCTCTCCGGAGCTTCATCAATGGCATGGGCCCTCTCGAGATCGGGCTATGCGGTGATCCTTCTCTCAATATACTACTCCTCCCTCTTCGCCTTCGCGGAGGTGGCTTTCAGTACTCTGTTCAGCGAGGTCACGACGAAGGAGAGGAGAGCCACCGCATTCGGTGCGGCAACCGTGATGTCCGGATTGGCCCACTCAGCTGGCTCCTACCTGGGCGGGATCCTCTGGGAGGTGAGCGATCCCCTCACCCCCTTCCTCCTGGCATTCTCCCTGATGATCCTCTCGCCCCTCCCCATGATAAAAAGCGAGAGGGCTTAA
- the argC gene encoding N-acetyl-gamma-glutamyl-phosphate reductase, translating to MRVAIFGASGYTGGELLRILLNHGGVEIAAVTSKEHKGKPVHLVHPHLKGLLRLSFSSVEEVMGRDYDLAFLSLPHGMAKDIAPKLLEEGRKVVDLSADFRLRDPELYREWYGWDHPAPDLLGKAVYGIPEFKRESIRGAGLVAVPGCNATSTLLASVPLARLGASHLIADLKVGSSEAGSKPSRGTHHPERSHAIRAYSASGHRHQVEVMQELATITGRIVRVSMVPHSVGSVRGSYASVHSLIDVDEEGLFRELVRLYAGEPFIRLTPRGTYPDVRNVLGSNFADLGCSADVGRASCFSAIDNLVKGAAGQAVQCMNLMLGFDETEGLMTPPLRP from the coding sequence CTGAGAGTAGCGATATTCGGAGCATCCGGGTACACCGGTGGTGAGCTCCTCAGGATACTCCTGAACCATGGGGGAGTTGAGATAGCTGCCGTAACGTCGAAGGAGCACAAGGGCAAGCCCGTGCATCTGGTCCATCCTCACCTGAAGGGGTTGCTCAGATTGAGCTTCTCCTCAGTCGAGGAGGTGATGGGGAGGGACTATGACCTGGCGTTCCTCTCCCTCCCCCACGGGATGGCGAAGGACATAGCACCTAAGCTCCTGGAGGAGGGCAGGAAGGTGGTTGACCTGAGCGCTGACTTCAGGCTGAGGGACCCGGAGCTCTACAGGGAGTGGTATGGCTGGGATCATCCCGCCCCCGATCTGCTAGGGAAGGCCGTTTACGGAATTCCGGAGTTCAAGAGGGAGAGCATAAGGGGGGCCGGTCTGGTGGCGGTGCCGGGTTGCAACGCCACGTCAACTCTCCTAGCCTCAGTCCCGCTGGCCAGGCTGGGCGCTAGCCACCTGATAGCTGACCTCAAGGTGGGAAGCAGCGAGGCCGGTTCTAAGCCATCGAGGGGGACGCATCATCCGGAGAGGAGTCATGCGATAAGGGCTTACTCCGCATCGGGCCACAGGCATCAGGTCGAGGTCATGCAGGAGCTGGCGACCATCACCGGGAGGATTGTGAGGGTCAGCATGGTGCCCCACTCCGTAGGCTCGGTCAGGGGCTCCTACGCGAGCGTTCACTCCCTCATCGATGTGGATGAGGAGGGCCTATTCAGGGAGCTCGTCAGGCTCTACGCCGGGGAGCCGTTCATCAGGTTGACCCCCAGGGGCACATATCCAGACGTCAGGAACGTTCTGGGCAGCAACTTCGCCGATCTAGGTTGCTCAGCTGATGTCGGCAGGGCCTCCTGCTTCTCAGCCATAGATAACTTGGTGAAGGGGGCTGCGGGACAGGCCGTGCAGTGCATGAACCTGATGCTTGGCTTCGATGAGACCGAGGGCCTCATGACCCCACCGCTCAGGCCTTGA
- a CDS encoding [LysW]-aminoadipate/[LysW]-glutamate kinase → MILVKLGGRTLRNLRRIAEDLVGREFVLVHGGGDEVSEVSRRMGIEPRFVTSPSGVRSRYTDERELEVYVMVMSLINRRIVKELLSLGIDALGISGVDGATLIAERKERIVVEERGKRLVIPGGYTGRIREVRTELLRLLLNAGYGVVMSPIAKGTKGEMLNVDADQAAVRLAEALMPEALIILTDVDGVIVDGDLRRSIDLSELGAMMSKVGAGMNRKLMLAREVADRVRVVVANGLRDEPVTRALNGEGTIIGNW, encoded by the coding sequence TTGATCCTGGTGAAGCTCGGCGGGAGGACCCTGAGGAACCTGAGGAGGATAGCCGAGGACCTGGTGGGCCGAGAGTTCGTGCTGGTCCACGGAGGGGGGGATGAGGTCAGCGAGGTCTCCAGGAGGATGGGCATCGAGCCCAGGTTCGTGACATCCCCGTCGGGCGTGAGGAGCAGGTACACCGACGAGAGGGAGCTCGAGGTCTATGTCATGGTGATGTCGCTCATAAACAGGAGGATAGTCAAAGAGCTGCTGAGCCTCGGGATAGATGCCCTGGGAATTTCTGGAGTGGATGGAGCCACGCTGATAGCCGAGAGGAAGGAGAGGATCGTCGTTGAGGAGAGGGGAAAGAGACTCGTGATACCCGGGGGCTACACCGGGAGGATACGCGAGGTGAGGACGGAGCTCTTGAGATTACTGCTGAATGCCGGCTACGGGGTCGTCATGTCCCCGATAGCCAAGGGGACGAAGGGGGAGATGCTGAACGTCGACGCCGACCAGGCAGCCGTGAGGCTGGCCGAGGCCCTGATGCCCGAGGCGCTTATAATACTCACCGACGTCGATGGTGTCATCGTTGACGGTGATCTGAGGAGAAGCATCGATCTCAGCGAGCTGGGTGCCATGATGAGTAAGGTGGGGGCTGGAATGAACAGGAAGCTTATGCTGGCTCGGGAGGTCGCTGACAGGGTGAGGGTCGTGGTGGCCAACGGACTGAGGGACGAACCCGTCACCAGAGCGTTGAACGGGGAGGGCACGATCATAGGTAACTGGTAA
- a CDS encoding sulfonate ABC transporter translates to MIARSGANMEAACPVCGSPVRLPDDVIPGELLECGSCGAVLEVFEEGGSYALREAQGVLEDWGE, encoded by the coding sequence ATGATCGCACGCAGTGGTGCGAACATGGAGGCTGCATGTCCGGTGTGCGGATCGCCCGTGAGGCTGCCCGATGATGTCATACCGGGGGAGCTCTTGGAGTGCGGTTCATGCGGCGCGGTGCTCGAGGTCTTCGAGGAGGGAGGAAGTTACGCCCTTAGGGAGGCCCAGGGTGTCCTGGAGGACTGGGGAGAATGA